In a genomic window of Lepisosteus oculatus isolate fLepOcu1 chromosome 5, fLepOcu1.hap2, whole genome shotgun sequence:
- the LOC102692191 gene encoding ammonium transporter Rh type C 1-like yields the protein MGILQSLCQSFERPKNTNVRLKLPVVCFIWQTAMIILFGIFIRYNPEADAHWPEFKKQQNITSDIENDFYFRYPSFQDVHVMIFVGFGFLMTFLKRYSFGAVGFNFLIAAFGIQWALLMQGWFHHLDFNDGKIKIGIENLINADFCVAGCLIAYGAVLGKVSAVQLMVMTLFGVTLFAVEEYIILNLIHARDAGGSMVIHVFGAYYGLAISRVLYRPNLDQSKRLQGSVYHSDVFAMIGTLFLWMFWPSFNSAIAGHGDGQHRAAINTYLCLASCVVTAVMISSVVEKKGRLDMVHIQNSTLAGGVAAGTAAEFMLTPYGCLIVGFCCGIISTLGYVYLTPFLESKLKIQDTCGIHNLHAMPGLIGGIVGAITAAAASKEVYSEEGFKLTFGFEGEFAHRTASIQGGHQAAGIAVALAFGLVGGTIVGIILKLPIWGDPADENCFNDEVYWEVPEDEESLPPPVEYNNHMMGKHTGP from the exons atgggaatcttgcaaAGTCTTTGCCAGTCCTTTGAAAGACCCAAGAACACCAATGTTCGGCTGAAGCTGCCTGTGGTCTGTTTCATCTGGCAGACCGCCATGATCATCCTGTTCGGCATTTTCATCCGCTATAACCCGGAGGCCGACGCTCACTGGCCTGAATTCAAGAAGCAACAAAATATAACCAGCGACATAGAAAACGACTTTTACTTCAGATACCCCA GCTTCCAGGATGTCCACGTGATGATATTTGTGGGCTTCGGCTTCCTCATGACCTTTCTGAAGCGCTACAGTTTTGGGGCTGTGGGCTTCAACTTCCTGATTGCTGCCTTTGGAATCCAGTGGGCTTTGCTAATGCAGGGCTGGTTCCATCATCTGGACTTCAACGATGGGAAGATCAAGATTGGGATAGAAAA CCTTATCAATGCTGATTTCTGTGTTGCGGGCTGTCTGATTGCCTATGGAGCGGTGCTGGGGAAAGTCAGTGCAGTTCAGCTGATGGTGATGACCCTGTTTGGAGTTACTCTTTTCGCAGTGGAGGAGTACATCATCCTGAACCTCATTCAT GCTCGGGATGCTGGTGGCTCCATGGTTATCCATGTATTTGGGGCATATTATGGTCTGGCCATCTCTCGAGTTCTTTATCGACCAAATCTAGACCAAAGCAAACGCCTGCAAGGCTCTGTCTACCACTCTGATGTGtttgccatgattg GCACCCTATTCCTCTGGATGTTCTGGCCCAGTTTCAACTCGGCCATCGCTGGCCACGGGGACGGACAACACAGGGCTGCTATCAACACCTACCTATGTCTGGCATCCTGTGTGGTCACTGCAGTGATGATTTCCAGTGTTGTAGAGAAGAAGGGCAGACTTGACATG GTGCACATCCAGAACTCCACCCTGGCTGGAGGCGTTGCTGCAGGGACAGCCGCAGAGTTCATGCTCACACCCTATGGCTGCCTGATTGTTGGCTTCTGCTGTGGCATCATCTCCACACTAGGCTACGTCTACCTTACG CCTTTCTTGGAGTCGAAGCTCAAGATTCAGGATACCTGTGGCATACACAACCTGCATGCCATGCCAGGCCTTATAGGGGGCATTGTTGGCGCTATCACTGCTGCAGCTGCAAGCAAGGAGGTCTACAGCGAAGAGGG GTTTAAACTGACTTTTGGCTTTGAGGGGGAGTTTGCACACAGGACCGCCTCGATTCAAGGAGGACATCAGGCAGCTGGAATCGCTGTGGCCTTAGCCTTTGGGTTAGTGGGAGGAACAATAGTTG GTATTATCTTGAAGCTACCGATCTGGGGTGACCCTGCCGATGAGAACTGCTTTAATGATGAAGTTTACTGGGAG gTTCCTGAAGATGAGGAGAGCCTTCCACCCCCTGTAGAATACAACAACCACATGATGGGCAAGCACACAGGCCCCTGA